In Pseudomonadota bacterium, a genomic segment contains:
- a CDS encoding DMT family transporter translates to MSEAHCGHLAMLAFSALVAGSFALGAQAANLLDPAALNAVRFVIAAAVIGVLGLATGAFRPGDGAAPWRYLVLGALFSAYFYLMFEGLKTAPPVSAAAVFTLTPLMAAGFGWVLLRQRTTGRMALALALGAAGALWVIFRADLAALLAFEIGRGEAIYFFGCLAHAVYTPMVARLNRGENPIAFSFGTLLAGGLLLGLFGAPEILSAEWGALPSIVWITILYTAIAASAATFVLLQYATLRLPSAKVMAYTYLTPSWVILWQIALVGDVPAPLVLGGVVLTATALLMLLKSEAAPPSDGREDLEGLGAGPRS, encoded by the coding sequence ATGAGCGAGGCGCACTGCGGCCACCTCGCGATGCTGGCCTTTTCGGCGCTCGTAGCGGGCTCATTCGCGCTGGGCGCGCAGGCCGCGAACCTTCTCGATCCCGCGGCGCTAAACGCCGTGCGCTTCGTCATCGCCGCCGCCGTCATCGGAGTGCTCGGTCTCGCCACGGGCGCGTTCCGGCCGGGCGATGGCGCGGCGCCTTGGCGCTACCTCGTGCTCGGCGCGCTCTTCTCGGCCTATTTCTACCTCATGTTCGAGGGCCTGAAGACGGCGCCTCCCGTCTCGGCGGCGGCGGTCTTCACGCTAACGCCGCTGATGGCGGCGGGCTTCGGTTGGGTGCTGCTCCGGCAGCGGACGACGGGCCGCATGGCGCTGGCTCTGGCGCTCGGGGCAGCGGGCGCGCTCTGGGTTATTTTTCGCGCGGATCTGGCCGCGCTGCTTGCCTTCGAGATCGGCCGAGGCGAGGCGATCTACTTCTTTGGGTGCCTGGCGCACGCGGTCTACACGCCCATGGTCGCGCGGTTGAACCGCGGCGAGAACCCCATCGCCTTTTCCTTCGGCACGCTCCTCGCCGGCGGTCTTCTCCTCGGCCTCTTTGGCGCGCCGGAGATCCTCTCGGCCGAGTGGGGCGCGCTGCCATCGATCGTCTGGATCACGATCCTCTACACCGCCATCGCCGCCAGCGCGGCGACCTTCGTGCTCCTGCAATACGCGACGCTGCGCCTCCCGTCGGCGAAGGTCATGGCCTACACCTACCTCACGCCGAGCTGGGTCATCCTCTGGCAGATCGCATTGGTGGGCGACGTGCCCGCGCCGCTCGTGCTGGGCGGCGTGGTCCTGACGGCCACCGCGCTCCTCATGCTCCTCAAGAGCGAGGCCGCCCCGCCGTCGGATGGACGAGAGGATCTCGAGGGCCTCGGAGCGGGCCCCCGCTCCTAG